The Trueperaceae bacterium genome has a window encoding:
- the mltG gene encoding endolytic transglycosylase MltG: protein MLLTLLIVVVGGAGVTAAFLLSAPSATAGSVEFEVLPGWGGKRVAQELEAAGLVRSALAFEYYLRFRGLDTRVGEGLYDLDRTMTAREVAEALAAGGRPRVVSIVVPEGWRAASVVERLAANGIATREELAALVEDPGLELAPPYVPAGQGLEGYLFPAVYEVPLHATAEEALGMMVARFREEVARREGLADRLGDLGLTVHQWVTLASLVQAEAADVSEMPVIAGVFLNRLELGMPLQSDPTVAYGLGKPLPELSASSGDLQVDTPWNTYTRPGLPVGPIGNPGAEALDAVLAPERYAADGALYLYFLHGEDGGRTVFRPNTNLPAHNRDVDEFLRGR from the coding sequence GTGCTCCTCACGCTGCTGATCGTCGTGGTCGGCGGCGCCGGGGTGACGGCGGCCTTCCTGCTCTCGGCGCCGAGCGCGACCGCGGGCAGCGTGGAGTTCGAGGTGCTGCCCGGCTGGGGCGGCAAGCGCGTCGCCCAGGAGCTGGAGGCCGCCGGCCTCGTGCGCTCGGCCCTGGCCTTCGAGTACTACCTGCGCTTCCGGGGCCTCGACACGCGGGTCGGCGAGGGCCTCTACGACCTCGACCGGACGATGACGGCCCGGGAGGTGGCCGAGGCGCTGGCCGCCGGGGGACGCCCGCGGGTCGTGTCGATAGTGGTGCCCGAGGGCTGGCGCGCCGCGTCCGTGGTGGAGCGCCTGGCCGCGAACGGCATCGCCACCCGCGAGGAGCTGGCGGCCCTCGTGGAGGACCCCGGGCTGGAGCTGGCGCCGCCCTACGTGCCCGCCGGCCAGGGGCTGGAGGGCTACCTCTTCCCCGCCGTCTACGAGGTGCCGCTGCACGCCACGGCCGAGGAGGCGCTGGGGATGATGGTCGCGCGCTTCAGGGAGGAGGTCGCGCGGCGCGAGGGCCTCGCCGACCGCCTGGGCGACCTCGGCCTCACCGTGCACCAGTGGGTGACGCTCGCCAGCCTCGTCCAGGCCGAGGCGGCGGACGTCAGCGAGATGCCCGTCATCGCGGGCGTGTTCCTGAACCGGCTCGAGCTCGGCATGCCGCTGCAGTCGGACCCCACCGTCGCCTACGGCCTCGGCAAGCCGCTGCCCGAGCTGAGCGCGTCCTCCGGCGACCTCCAGGTGGACACGCCGTGGAACACCTACACGCGGCCGGGCCTGCCCGTGGGGCCCATCGGCAACCCGGGCGCCGAGGCCCTCGACGCCGTGCTGGCCCCGGAGCGCTACGCCGCCGACGGGGCCCTCTACCTCTACTTCCTGCACGGCGAGGACGGCGGCCGTACCGTGTTCAGGCCGAACACGAACCTGCCGGCCCACAACCGCGACGTCGACGAGTTCCTGAGGGGGCGATGA
- the ruvX gene encoding Holliday junction resolvase RuvX: MEGAGAVLGLDVGDARIGLARADAGSSVAFGRGALQRVGMQRDVEAVARIAAAEGAGVVVVGLPRNMDGTESRQTARVRSFAAALSARLAQDGVSVVLEDERLSTRAARRQIAGGPLPRGKRREKGRLDEAAAVLILESYLARRAGEP; the protein is encoded by the coding sequence ATGGAGGGCGCCGGCGCCGTGCTGGGCCTCGACGTGGGCGACGCCCGCATCGGGCTGGCGCGCGCCGACGCCGGCTCCTCCGTCGCGTTCGGTCGCGGGGCGCTGCAGCGGGTCGGCATGCAGCGCGACGTAGAGGCGGTCGCGAGGATCGCCGCCGCCGAGGGCGCCGGGGTCGTCGTCGTGGGGCTGCCCCGCAACATGGACGGCACGGAGTCGCGCCAGACGGCGCGGGTGCGGTCGTTCGCCGCGGCGCTGAGCGCGCGGCTGGCGCAGGACGGCGTGAGCGTGGTGCTGGAGGACGAGCGGCTCTCGACGCGCGCCGCGCGGCGCCAGATCGCGGGCGGACCGCTGCCGCGCGGCAAGCGCCGGGAGAAGGGCCGCCTCGACGAGGCCGCGGCCGTGCTGATCCTCGAGTCGTACCTGGCCAGGCGGGCGGGCGAGCCGTGA